From the genome of Aspergillus fumigatus Af293 chromosome 1, whole genome shotgun sequence, one region includes:
- a CDS encoding F-box protein, with translation MGSRILRLNMSDKISFLPLEVLLSILAYLPFESLLAFGETSRANFKSHTLCLRRLRVGVFEKRVHSMISLLQAGWATPDQLSSSSENDGSKSDYTISVIQPGIYAQQEFDREPHAKCKLQKRGDISPQDAQEQTVQAQNKVLARLVDRYGPSLVKLEFMAYDLDVNGAKALGTRCRHTLRYLALRFEHPHIRDGPMRPTAWYYPAPGSTAWNLLAGIGNPKDIGVTGLETLILERSGITPWQLAMLVERNPRLRVLKLRTCRGAQPEFFELARGLIKRQRLAPGATLEVLWLENCHDLLSPPIDEQKVKQLPARPSDEGFEWVRNLSNLQSLSFRECACISSEYVDRANKAIWKIAEVILPYAFVTQNSAIEVDPLLS, from the exons ATGGGATCGAGGATACTCCGGTTAAATATGTCGGATAAGATCAGTTTCCTACCATTGGAAGTACTTCTCTCCATCCTGGCGTACCTACCTTTTGAGTCTCTCCTTGCCTTTGGAGAAACGTCTCGCGCGAATTTCAAGTCTCACACCCTTTGCCTCAGACGTCTTCGCGTCGGAGTGTTCGAAAAGCGAGTCCACTCCATGATATCTCTACTTCAGGCAGGCTGGGCTACTCCCGATCAACTTTCATCGTCCAGTGAGAATGATGGTTCCAAGAGTGACTATACCATTTCCGTGATCCAACCAGGCATCTATGCACAACAAGAGTTTGACCGGGAGCCGCATGCTAAATGTAAACTGCAAAAAAGGGGGGACATAAGCCCACAAGACGCTCAGGAGCAGACGGTACAGGCACAGAACAAAGTTCTTGCGCGACTGGTGGACCGATACGGGCCTTCATTGGTCAAGCTCGAGTTCATGGCCTACGATCTTGATGTCAACGGGGCAAAAGCGCTCGGAACCAGATGTAGACACACGCTGCGCTATCTGGCACTGCGTTTCGAGCATCCACATATCCGCGACGGGCCGATGAGGCCAACTGCTTGGTACTATCCTGCGCCAGGTAGCACTGCTTGGAACTTACTAGCGGGCATAGGGAACCCCAAGGACATAGGGGTCACTGGCCTTGAGACTCTGATATTGGAACGATCAGGCATCACGCCATGGCAGTTGGCGATGCTTGTGGAGAGGAATCCTAGGCTGAGAGTCTTGAAGTTGAGGACCTGCCGTGGTGCACAGCCGGAGTTTTTTGAATTGGCTCGGGGGT TGATAAAAAGGCAGAGACTGGCACCTGGTGCGACGCTCGAAGTTCTCTGGCTGGAGAATTGCCACGATTTACTTAGCCCTCCAATAGATGAGCAAAAAGTTAAGCAGTTGCCAGCCAGACCGTCTGACGAGGGCTTTGAATGGGTCAGAAATCTATCAAACCTGCAA TCTCTTTCCTTCAGAGAGTGTGCGTGTATATCGTCGGAGTATGTCGACAGGGCTAACAAAGCCATCTGGAAGATTGCAGAAGTTATCCTACCCTATGCCTTCGTTACACAGAATTCAGCTATTGAGGTTGACCCTCTTCTTTCATAG
- a CDS encoding rDNA-binding RNA polymerase I transcriptional factor — protein MVSFATTACNPTGAIKSVNPPKMLANPSPVPILKNSKTNSAAAAGAKHKLADMDLSLSPSSSVASDGSDGTPSPRKRVRVQFDKDVEMREASWSGQEKEMAVSTEKSAAVVREEVRRAIQRHVSGTDSEAYDRIKEIFSADPRRLDEDGLPPEDLPTHTTLKHHLMGLLSNVASLDRNCNGLVNAVLHSEWLGRDESYIKLYIRFLGNLAAAQGSYLGAVLKMLANNFGEIPKGTGKLPGYAPVQAAEIYSRTHMALRHVMQLIPSGSGTLSPILSMQFPFDTDSAKANIAYTRNLLKVISYAPELQADILALITEKVVKIDVQIQVDMEDIEDEVGEDVLHAVSPEATMLEDDENEVDDNASVASDDSLDVESRRVKAIKDNILKLDGMIDSLFEYYAPPFTTGTLDDKENALDLLLSHFQSIILPTYRSRHSQFLLFHFSQSSPILVDRFAATCVQLIFNKMQPGILRQSAAAYLASFVARGAHISGEVVRDVFDLLGTHLNNLRLDYEATCRGPDLRRYGPFYSTAQALLYIFCFRWRDLTTAAMEGDTPEQIDELEPEDITFPPSVKEVLHQAIHSKLNPLKVCSPAIVSEFARMAQHLNFMYVFSILETNKRLRVSSFRSISAMADPRFSHVERETRAGDDLGYQLDAYFPFDPYQLPRSRRWLEDDYVHWRGIPGVDDQDEGDSDSDLDGSESEGDLSDVTETDEDD, from the coding sequence ATGGTCTCCTTCGCCACCACTGCGTGCAACCCTACCGGGGCGATCAAATCAGTCAACCCTCCCAAAATGCTGGCCAACCCCTCGCCAGTGCCGATATTGAAAAATTCCAAGACGAACAGCGCGGCAGCTGCCGGGGCTAAACACAAGTTGGCCGACATGGATCTTTCGCTGTCACCCTCGTCCTCGGTCGCTTCCGATGGCAGCGATGGCACGCCCAGTCCAAGGAAGCGGGTTCGGGTTCAATTTGATAAGGATGTGGAAATGAGAGAAGCGTCTTGGAGTGgtcaagagaaagaaatggcTGTGAGTACGGAAAAGAGCGCCGCCGTGGTTCGTGAAGAAGTGCGCAGAGCTATCCAGCGGCATGTCTCTGGAACGGATAGTGAAGCCTACGATCGTATCAAAGAGATTTTCTCGGCAGATCCTCGCCGTCTGGACGAAGATGGCTTGCCTCCCGAAGATTTACCAACGCACACTACATTGAAGCATCATCTCATGGGTCTTCTGTCCAATGTTGCGTCGCTGGATCGCAATTGCAACGGCTTGGTCAATGCAGTCCTGCACAGTGAATGGCTCGGGCGGGATGAGTCGTATATCAAGTTGTACATTCGATTTCTAGGTAACCTTGCGGCAGCCCAGGGAAGCTATCTCGGGGCGGTCTTGAAGATGTTGGCCAACAATTTCGGGGAGATCCCAAAGGGGACGGGCAAGCTACCTGGCTACGCCCCAGTCCAAGCTGCAGAGATCTATAGCAGAACTCATATGGCTCTACGTCATGTGATGCAGTTGATTCCTTCTGGTAGTGGGACCCTATCCCCCATCTTGTCTATGCAGTTTCCCTTCGATACGGATTCCGCAAAGGCCAACATTGCGTACACGCGGAATCTTCTAAAGGTCATTAGTTACGCCCCTGAGCTTCAAGCCGACATTCTAGCTCTCATCACGGAGAAAGTCGTGAAGATCGATGTCCAGATTCAGGTAGATATGGAAGACATCGAGGACGAAGTGGGCGAGGATGTTCTCCACGCAGTCTCGCCTGAAGCCACGATgttggaggatgacgagaatGAAGTTGACGACAATGCATCCGTCGCTAGCGATGATTCCCTAGACGTGGAGTCCCGGCGAGTCAAggccatcaaagacaacATACTCAAATTGGATGGCATGATCGATTCGCTGTTTGAATACTACGCCCCGCCTTTCACCACGGGCACTTTggatgacaaggagaatgcacTGGATTTACTTCTGAGCCATTTCCAAAGTATTATCCTTCCGACCTATCGCTCCCGCCACTCTcaattcctcctcttccacttcTCCCAGTCGTCGCCTATTCTGGTGGATCGATTTGCCGCAACCTGTGTtcagctcatcttcaataAGATGCAACCTGGAATCCTACGGCAGTCCGCAGCAGCCTACCTCGCTAGCTTCGTTGCCCGTGGTGCGCACATCTCTGGCGAGGTTGTAAGAGATGTCTTTGACCTCTTAGGCACCCATCTGAACAACCTCCGTCTTGACTATGAAGCCACCTGTCGAGGCCCTGATCTTCGCCGCTACGGTCCTTTCTACTCCACGGCACAGGCATTGCTGTATATCTTCTGCTTCCGCTGGCGAGACCTGACGACCGCAGCGATGGAGGGCGATACCCCTGAACAAATTGATGAACTGGAGCCAGAAGACATCACGTTCCCTCCCTCGGTCAAGGAGGTCCTTCACCAAGCAATCCATTCCAAACTGAACCCCCTCAAAGTATGCTCGCCGGCGATTGTGTCTGAATTCGCCCGTATGGCTCAGCACCTCAACTTCATGTACGTGTTCAGCATTCTCGAGACGAACAAAAGACTGCGCGTCTCCTCGTTCCGGAGCATCTCAGCCATGGCAGACCCGCGCTTCAGCCATGTCGAGCGAGAAACTCGTGCCGGCGATGACCTGGGTTATCAGCTTGATGCCTATTTTCCCTTTGACCCATACCAGCTACCTCGCAGCCGCCGTTGGCTGGAGGATGATTACGTCCACTGGCGTGGTATCCCTGGCGTGGACGACCAGGACGAGGGCGATTCGGACAGTGACCTCGACGGGAGCGAATCCGAAGGAGACCTGAGCGACGTCACTGAgaccgacgaagacgacTGA
- a CDS encoding rRNA-processing protein PWP1, which produces MSSMITTTAWVRRGVAAQFPTKYEIDEEEMNRISKLARMQLEEAQGDLEAAREGKDQDGETMEEDQKEEAQDAMEDDSEEKKGKTSFNDDEDLKEYDLDHYDSDEVDEDGEKITMFGNVKSLAYHQPNEEDPYLVIPEEEEDEEREELQILPTDNLLLAGKVEDEVAHLEVYVYEDQEANLYVHHDIMLPAIPLCLEWLDFPVGAHTDDRTTGNFVAVGTMEPDIEVWDLDIVDCMYPNAILGQGGAELEGDMKKAKKSKKKTKANDEFHVDSVLALAANRQHRNLLASASADRTVKLWDLNTAKCAKSYTHHTDKVCSLDWHPKEATVLLTGSYDRTVVAADMRAPDAKARWGVDADVENVRWDIHDPNFFYVTTDAGMVYRYDVRNIPATPKESKPVWTLQAHDTSVSSFDINPAIPGFLVTGSTDKQVKLWNVENGRPSMVVSRKMDVGKVFSTTFAPDNEVGFRLAVAGSKGTVQIWDTSTNGAVRRAFVSRMPALEGEVKERTIGVQADDDESDDDAAGEEIGAQQGGDGWESMDED; this is translated from the exons ATGTCTTCTATGATCACTACGACCGCTTGGGTGCGGCGGGGAGTCGCTGCCCAATTCCCTACCAAATATGAGAttgacgaggaggaaatgaACCGGATATCCAAGCTCGCTCGGATGCAGCTCGAAGAGGCCCAGGGTGATCTGGAGGCTGCCAGGGAAGGAAAGGACCAGGACGGCGAgaccatggaggaggatcagaaggAGGAAGCCCAAGACGCGATGGAGGACGATTCcgaggaaaagaagggaaagacaaGTTTCAATGA TGATGAAGATTTGAAAGAATACGACCTTGATCACTACGACAGTGATGAggtcgatgaggatggagagaagaTCACCATGTTCGGAAACGTCAAGTCGCTAGCGTACCACCAACCCAACGAGGAAGATCCATACCTTGTGAtaccggaagaagaagaggatgaagagagagaggagttGCAGATCCTTCCCACCGACAACTTGCTTCTTGCAGGTAAGgtcgaggatgaggtggCCCATCTTGAAGTCTACGTCTACGAGGACCAGGAGGCGAACCTTTACGTGCACCACGACATTATGCTGCCCGCCATCCCTCTGTGCCTTGAATGGCTGGATTTCCCTGTTGGCGCACACACGGATGACCGGACTACCGGCAATTTCGTGGCCGTAGGAACCATGGAGCCCGACATTGAGGTCTGGGACCTGGACATTGTCGACTGCATGTACCCAAACGCCATCCTGGGTCAGGGCGGTGCGGAGCTCGAGGGAGACATGAAGAAGGCTAAaaagtccaagaagaagaccaaggcgAATGACGAGTTCCACGTCGACTCCGTGCTCGCCTTGGCTGCAAACCGCCAACACCGCAATCtgcttgcatctgcatccGCTGATCGTACCGTAAAACTCTGGGACCTCAACACCGCCAAGTGCGCCAAATCTTACACCCATCATACGGACAAGGTGTGCTCGCTGGACTGGCACCCTAAGGAAGCTACCGTTCTCCTCACCGGTAGTTACGATCGTACCGTGGTGGCGGCAGACATGAGAGCTCCCGACGCGAAAGCGCGGTGGGGAGTGGATGCCGACGTCGAGAATGTGCGGTGGGATATTCACGACCCAAACTTCTTCTATGTCACCACAGATGCCGGTATGGTCTACCGCTACGATGTTCGAAACATCCCTGCAACGCCAAAGGAATCGAAACCGGTCTGGACCCTGCAGGCGCATGACACCTCTGTGTCATCCTTTGACATCAACCCTGCCATTCCTGGCTTCCTCGTAACCGGATCAACGGATAAGCAAGTCAAGCTATGGAACGTCGAGAATGGCCGGCCTAGCATGGTCGTCTCGCGTAAGATGGACGTTGGTAAGGTGTTTTCGACCACCTTCGCTCCTGACAACGAGGTTGGCTTCCGGTTGGCGGTAGCTGGCAGCAAGGGAACCGTCCAGATCTGGGACACCTCGACCAACGGAGCCGTTCGTAGAGCTTTTGTGTCTCGCATGCCCGCCCTGGAAggcgaggtcaaggagcGCACAATCGGAGTGCaagccgacgatgatgaatCGGATGATGATGCCGCAGGGGAGGAGATCGGTGCTCAGCAAGGTGGAGATGGCTGGGAATCGATGGACGAGGACTAG
- a CDS encoding COX assembly mitochondrial protein, with protein MKNLTPKGYVASYSTIDASPDFFSRFYFFLWSTILPARQNPLSWLSPLGIAFGYFLEAETLLLLEDRFKTVIEKNCEEIMTALDECHARGFLHKALGNCNDIKRDVNKCLAAERYQRAKKNRDQARDNRKRIEKIWAEERALEQGISLNGESKQQ; from the exons ATGAAAAACCTTACCCCAAAAGGCTATGTCGCTTCCTACTCAACGATAGATGCATCACCAGACTTTTTCTCTCGCTTTTACTTTTTTTTGTGGTCGACTATTCTCCCCGCTCGGCAGAATCCCCTCTCATGGCTCTCACCGCTCGGCATCGCTTTCGGATATTTCTTAGAGGCCGAGACTCTATTACTGCTCGAGGACAGGTTCAAAACAGTTATTGAAAAAA ATTGCGAGGAGATTATGACCGCTCTCGACGAATGTCACGCTCGCGGATTCCTTCACAAAGCCCTGGGCAATTGCAACGATATCAAGCGCGACGTTAACAAGTGCCTCGCTGCGGAGCGCTACCAGCGCGCAAAGAAGAACCGGGACCAGGCTCGGGATAACCGGAAGCGGATTGAGAAGATCTGGGCTGAGGAGAGGGCTCTTGAGCAGGGTATTTCGCTCAATGGGGAATCGAAGCAGCAGTAG
- a CDS encoding rRNA-binding ribosome biosynthesis protein UTP23, producing MRAKRSKKYRKLMHQYEMAFGFREPYQVLVDSNFLRAVHTFKMELIPALERTLQGKVKPLLTKCSLAAIMASQPINPKTNNPYRPTHLPPPTILPLRHCSHNEDSTPIDEVECLLSLLSPSKEVKRNKEHYTLATADPPAPAKADSGDGKKRKRGADEGRDALQRAQKLRIGARSIPGVPIVYVKRSVMILEPMSTPSEEVRDGVENRKFRVGLNDEAVLGKRKRTEDGEEKKKKRGPKKPKGPNPLSVKKPKKKPAETASGPKQEKRKEQKLDEAPDRTNDDGESGAPKPKRRRRHHKSSKGDGNDDHAGEPSNGADAATASNE from the exons ATGAGGGCCAAACGCTCCAAGAAGTATCGCAAGCTGATGCATCAGTATGAGATGGCATTTGGCTTCCGCGAACCATATCAAGTCTTAG TTGACTCAAATTTCCTCCGCGCCGTTCATACATTCAAAATGGAACTGATTCCTGCACTTGAACGTACACTCCAAGGAAAAGTCAAACCAT TATTGACGAAATGCTCCCTGGCGGCGATCATGGCATCTCAACCTATCAACCCAAAGACCAACAACCCCTACCGCCCAACTCATCTCCCTCCACCCACGATCCTCCCATTACGACACTGCTCGCACAACGAAGACTCAACTCCCATCGACGAAGTGGAATGCTTGCTTTCATTACTGTCGCCTTCTAAAGAAGTCAAGCGGAATAAAGAGCACTATACTCTCGCGACTGCAGACCCACCTGCCCCTGCCAAGGCCGACTCCGGcgatgggaagaagagaaagcgaGGGGCTGATGAGGGACGGGATGCGCTGCAACGGGCGCAGAAGTTGCGTATTGGGGCACGATCAATCCCTGGTGTACCGATTGTTTACGTGAAACGGTCTGTTATGATTCTCGAGCCAATGAGCACGCCATCTGAAGAAGTACGAGACGGAGTTGAAAACAGAAAGTTCCGGGTGGGTTTGAATGATGAAGCAGTGTTAGGCAAAAGAAAGCGGACCGAGGACGgtgaggagaaaaagaagaagcgagGGCCGAAGAAGCCCAAAGGCCCTAATCCCTTGAGTGTGAAGAAaccgaagaagaaaccaGCAGAAACGGCCAGTGGACCGAAACAGGAGAAGCGGAAGGAACAGAAATTAGACGAGGCGCCGGACAGGACAAACGATGACGGCGAATCAGGCGCACCCAAGCCGAAGAGAAGACGGCGCCACCATAAGAGTTCCAAAGGGGATGGAAATGACGACCACGCCGGTGAACCCTCAAATGGGGCAGATGCTGCAACGGCTTCGAACGAATAA
- a CDS encoding actin-related protein 2/3 complex subunit 2, protein MLLLDYQNVLIQNLLTERFSGGAPVSIDQVVSDFDGVTFHLSTPESKTKILISIHVKCFKELVQYGAQEVLEREYGPYIVTPEPGYDFSVQIDLENLPAEQEARDELIMRLALLKRNAMAAPFERAFDEFAKLSEEASRYTSESAPQGVKEGGELMAIHYREEEAIYIKASHDRVTVIFSTVFREETDRIFGKVFLQEFVDARRRVVTLQNAPQVLFRSDPPLELQGVPGLQTAGDGKMSYVTFVLFPRHLTPQRRYENISHIQTFRDYFHYHIKASKAYIHTRMRKRTADFLQVLNRARPENEERERKTASGRTFRVHG, encoded by the exons ATGCTTTTGCTTGATTATCAGAACGTCCTTATTCAGAACCTCCTGACGGAGCGGTTCTCCGG AGGTGCGCCTGTTTCAATTGACCAAGTTGTCTCCGACTTTGACGGAGTGACGTTCCACCTGTCGACACCGGAATCGAAGACCAAGATCCTTATCTCCATCCACGTGAAATGCTTCAAAGAACTAGTTCAATACGGTGCCCAAGAGGTATTGGAAAGAGAATATGGTCCTTATATCGTCACACCAGAGCCTGGCTATGACTTCTCGGTACAGATTGACTTGGAGAATCTGCCCGCAGAACAGGAAGCTCGAGACGAGCTCATCATGCGACTTGCGTTGCTGAAGCGTAACGCCATGGCTGCTCCGTTCGAAAGGGCATTCGACGAATTTGCGAAGTTGTCAGAAGAGGCATCCAGGTATACGTCGGAGTCCGCACCCCAAGGAGTCAAGGAAGGTGGGGAGTTGATGGCAATTCATTACcgggaagaggaagcaatCTACATCAAGGCCAGTCATGACCGTGTCACAGTGATCTTTAGCACTGTTTTCCGCGAAGAGACGGATCGTATCTTTGGCAAGGTCTTCTTACAGGAGTTTGTCGACGCGAGAAGACGAGTGGTGACGTTGCAGAATGCGCCGCAAGTGCTCTTCCGCAGCGACCCTCCCCTGGAACTTCAGGGGGTACCTGGTCTGCAGACAGCTGGGGACGGTAAAATGAGTTATGTCACTTTCG TCCTTTTCCCTCGACACCTGACTCCTCAACGACGCTACGAAAATATCTCTCACATCCAAACCTTCCGTGACTATTTCCATTACCACATCAAGGCGTCCAAG GCGTATATCCACACTAGAATGCGTAAAAGGACAGCAGACTTCCTCCAAG TCCTCAACAGAGCTCGACCTGAAAATGAGGAGCGGGAGCGAAAGACGGCCAGTGGTCGCACGTTCAGGGTTCATGGATAG
- a CDS encoding PP2C family serine/threonine-protein phosphatase: MVTQDTVTTILLMIRSPQWTAARTTSSRRLIRPRTPVRQYRAAVLPSYGITTPVPDRHPHSKSPFCFQTGYALCAKRPSRPFPPPFLSPPSSSFSDPLTTHYQSQDKRLSVGGELVRGLNNGDDAVLVADNFIGVNDGVGAWATKERGHAALWSRLLLHFWALEAEREVDRTSKLDPIEYLQRAYEETIRATTSPNEWLGTTTTVTALLHFTGDNAENAKPLLYVTNLGDCKVLVIRPSEEKVLFRTTEQWHWFDCPMQLGTNSVDTPRKDAVLSEVQLEVDDLVLAVSDGVLDNLWEHEVVTITLDSLKKWDGGHLEEKDIDWATPAHLADRRMVFVARELLKAALAIAQDPFAESPYMEKAIEEGLAIEGGRFL; the protein is encoded by the exons ATGGTGACTCAGGATACAGTAACCACGATATTATTGATGATACGCAGCCCACAGTGGACCGCAGCGCGTACAACAAGCTCTAGGAGGCTAATCCGACCCAGAACGCCTGTGCGGCAGTATCGAGCCGCCGTCTTGCCTTCCTACGGCATCACCACCCCGGTTCCCGATCGTCATCCACATTCGAAGTCTCCATTCTGCTTCCAGACAGGATACGCTCTCTGCGCCAAACGGCCCTCGCGCCCGTTTCCCCCACCCTTCCTGTCTCCGCCGTCGTCCTCATTCTCCGACCCCTTGACAACCCACTACCAGAGTCAGGATAAGAGATTATCCGTCGGGGGTGAACTGGTCCGCGGCCTGAACAATGGTGACGATGCAGTGCTCGTTGCGGACAATTTTATCGGGGTAAATGATGGCGTGGGGGCGTGGGCTACCAAAGAAAGGGGCCATGCTGC GCTGTGGTCTCGATTGCTGCTTCACTTCTGGGCCCTGGAGGCCGAACGAGAAGTCGACAGAACCTCAAAATTAGATCCGATCGAATACCTACAACGGGCCTACGAGGAGACTATCCGCGCGACGACCTCACCGAATGAATGGCTGGGCACCACAACGACGGTGACTGCGCTTTTACACTTCACTGGCGACAACGCAGAGAATGCAAAGCCCCTACTCTACGTGACGAACTTGGGAGATTGTAAAGTTCTTGTTATACGTCCGAGTGAGGAAAAGGTCCTGTTTCGAACCACCGAACAATGGCACTGGTTTGACTGCCCCATGCAACTAGGTACAAATAGTGTGGATACTCCACGCAAGGATGCAGTACTTTCTGAGGTCCAGCTTGAGGTGGATGACCTTGTGCTGGCTGTGTCTGATGGAGTCCTCGATAATCTTTGGGAACATGAGGTCGTGACGATCACGCTCGACAGCCTCAAGAAATGGGACGGAGGACATCTCGAAGAGAAAGATATCGACTGGGCAACACCAGCTCATCTGGCAGATAGACGTATGGTATTCGTAGCCAGAGAGCTCCTCAAAGCTGCGCTAGCTATTGCTCAGGATCCATTCGCAGAGAGCCCATATATGGAAAAAGCTATTGAGGAGGGCTTGGCCATCGAAGGGGGTAGGTTCCTTTAG